In the genome of Methanofollis sp., one region contains:
- a CDS encoding ABC transporter permease → MAFGISVTIMFALLHLMPGDYITRYLEGIYVIAPPEVVLAYNNAYGLDRPLIDQYFSYFLGILQGDWGYSLSYSRPALDVICEKSVWTLVILLPATILSIIAGIAIGAYSGWKRGSKVDVALLNGMIFLRAIPSYWLALMILLVFAFYLGLFPLGGYVSISALDTGIDPLDVMDHAALPIFTLFLFSVTGTYYLMRNSMLMTAGEDYIVTARAKGLDDMTILRRHALKNAMLPMVTKVALQCAGMLTGSIFVETIFSWPGIGMLTFEALQVRDLPLLQGILLMDTLIVLVA, encoded by the coding sequence GTGGCCTTCGGCATCAGCGTCACCATCATGTTTGCCCTCCTCCATCTCATGCCCGGGGACTACATCACCCGGTACCTGGAAGGGATCTACGTCATCGCGCCGCCTGAAGTCGTTTTGGCATACAACAACGCTTACGGCCTGGACCGTCCTCTCATCGACCAGTATTTCAGTTATTTTCTCGGGATACTCCAGGGTGACTGGGGTTATTCCCTGAGTTACAGTCGGCCGGCTCTGGACGTGATCTGCGAGAAATCGGTCTGGACTCTCGTGATCCTCCTTCCGGCGACAATCCTCTCCATCATCGCAGGCATTGCGATCGGGGCGTATTCCGGGTGGAAACGCGGTTCAAAGGTCGACGTCGCTCTCCTGAACGGGATGATTTTTCTCCGGGCGATCCCCTCATACTGGCTCGCTCTCATGATCCTCCTCGTCTTCGCCTTTTATCTTGGCCTTTTCCCGCTCGGCGGTTACGTGAGCATCAGCGCCCTCGACACCGGGATCGACCCCCTCGATGTGATGGACCACGCTGCCCTGCCGATCTTCACGCTCTTCCTCTTCTCGGTGACCGGGACATACTACCTGATGCGGAACTCGATGCTCATGACGGCCGGCGAAGACTACATCGTCACGGCCCGGGCGAAGGGCCTCGATGATATGACGATCCTCCGGCGGCACGCCCTGAAGAACGCCATGCTCCCGATGGTGACGAAGGTCGCCCTCCAGTGTGCCGGGATGCTCACCGGGAGTATCTTCGTCGAGACGATCTTCTCCTGGCCGGGTATCGGTATGCTCACCTTTGAGGCCCTTCAGGTCCGCGATCTCCCCTTGCTCCAGGGGATCCTGCTGATGGACACGCTCATTGTCCTTGTGGCGAA